Sequence from the Thermothelomyces thermophilus ATCC 42464 chromosome 2, complete sequence genome:
AAGACATCCTCGATGTAGAGGCGGACTAGTTCGTTGGTCTTTTCGATCTCCATGTTGGGCACAGTCCGAATCGAGAACTTGCCAATAACCTTTGCTGGGATAACTGTCTTGGCGCCGGGAGCGGAAAAGGCACCCTCGATGCCGTGAAGGGAGAGCGAGGGGTACCGCCAACGGGCCATCAGGGTCGACTTCTTGTCCTCAAAGATGGTCGTCTTGCTGCCGAGAGAATCGTGGAGAGTCTCCATGCTGAACGCAATATCGTCATAGAGGCCCTCCTCATCCGGCGTCACGGGGGCTACCTGCTCGGCAATACCCGGGATCAGGATCTTGCCGTTCGTGTCGACCAAGGAGGCCATGATGCGAACCAAATCCGTCATCGGCTCCTGAGCGGTACCGCCGAAGACGCCACTGTGGAGATCAGCACCGGGCCCCGAGATCTCGATGCTGTAGTAGTTGCAGCCCCGCAGGCCGTACGTCAGGCACGGCTTCTCGGTGCCGAGCCAGTAGTTGTCGCTGATGCACACAGCGTCAGCATCGGCAAAGAACTTCTTGCCCTCTGCCATGATGAGTTCGTCAAGGCCCTCCGATCCGTACTCCTCCATGCCCTCGAAGCACATGAGCAGGTTCACAGGGAACTCGATGCCGGCCGCCTGGTGCGCCTCGATGGCGTTGAGCCAGCCCAGGACGGGGCCCTTGTCGTCGGTTGCACCGCGGCCGCACATGCGACCATCCTCCTTGATAGTCAGCTCGAACGGCTCCGTGTCCCATCCGTCGCTCTTCTCAGCCGGCTGCACGTCGTAGTGGCCATAGACGAGGATCGTCCGTTTGTTCTTGTCGTTACCGTACCGGGCGAGCACAACTGGCGGCAGGTCGAGGTCGGTGCCTGGCTGCTTGCCCAATGGTCGCAGCTCGGCCGTTGCGCCCAGCTTTGTCAGCTGGTCGGCGAGCCAGTGGCCCATGCGGATAACATCCGGGCGGCGGGCGTGCTCGGACGAGATGGAGGGGATGGCGACGGCCTGGCGCAGGCGCTCGATGAACGCGTCGGACAAGGCGTCAACCTTCTGGAAATATCCGTCGAGCTGGGGAGCCATTTTGCGGGCTTGATGTGCTCGGATTGCCTCGGTAAGGTAGGAACGGAAGGGGCTTAAGCGCGGTGAGGGCTGTATCCGAGTCTGCTGGAGACGACCTCGTGATGCTGCGGAGTGAGCGGTACCGAACTTGCGAAGCGAAACACGGTTGGTGAGGATAGAGCGGCTCGACAAGTAACGATGGGGGTTACTTGAGGAGAAGAGTTTTGGTGACGGGAAGAGGAGAGTGCGGGGCATTGGAAGCTGACGAACGACGCAATAGAGGGGCACCAATTCTCATTCAGGGAGGTAGCAAGAAGCATCCGTTGGCTTATCACTACTCCATAGTTAGTACACTACCTGGTAGGTCCATCACTCGTACCGCACGACCCACTTAAAACAAAACAACCAAAATAGACGGCAAAGATAGCCGCGTCCTGTATCTgcaccctcctcctccaaccGAACCCGAAACATCTGAACTTGCTATTCGGCATTTAATTGCGCGGCCCAACTCAGAGCACAATCGAAACCATACGATTCCCGAGGTATGTACTAATAGACAGAATGGATAGGTGATATTTACAGGCAATTGGGGGGTGAATCGAGAGACTTTGACCAATCTTACCACTTCTTGCAGGGAACCACTGCAAAGcgagggttagggttatgGAGGCATCGGCACCGGCTAGCACCGGCTTTTCATACGCGTGGATTGTTCCTTTATAACCCGATACTTCCAAAAGATCATGACAGCAACCACAGTCGCGACCCAAATCTGatgaaaggaaggaaggagggAAAGAAATCATGGTTCGAAACTGCTTATCTGTTTTAGGGCAAGGAAATCTGGCATGAACACAAATTGAAATCCGTCGCCCAAATTACGAGCACCAACTCCTCCAGACACGCAAGCCAAAGATTGCGAACTTGAAACAGGACACAGCACGTTCTACCAGAGTATTGGCCTTCGCACCTTGACAATCACCTCCTCTCACAACAAGCGCCCATCGCGCAACAGCAGCCGCCAGTTTGTATGAGAAGACGCACGATAACGGCATACGCTTTTTTTACTTGGCCAGGCTAAGCTGGCGTACTTACAATGCCTCGTTGCATTGCCGATCGTACAACAGTCGGACCGTTCATTGTCTGCTCCCAATACACGGCATGTCTCACAAGTCACCCACCTTAAACGACGACAACTCAAATTCGGCATGACTTTCAGATTTCGCATGACTTCTGAGACGGAGTCTAGTGAGGGTTTAAGGACTTCGGCGCCGAGGAGATGAAGGTCTGCTTAATTATTGCAGGTAATTGGAACTTATATTCTGGTACATCTCCCACTTGCTCCCTTCCTGTCACtaattaccttctaggtTGAACCGTTGGCAATCAAACGGCAACATATTACCTCCTTCGTTGAGACCCTACATGCTACGTTGAGCTGACTGAAACCCACAGCCGAACTGTACGGCGTTGTTCTTGTGTCCGCCTTGATTCTATCCCGAACAATGGACACTTTGGTTTCGCCTGTCGCTAAGCTAGCCACGGAAGCCGGAAAGGTCAATCGTGGTACTATGCCAACCGAATTCATTCACAGATCTCGCAGTCAGTCTCGATCCCAGTTGAGCACCCCGAGCTCGAGCAACAACTCAAAAGACATTGGAGGTCCTGTTCTCAGTTATAGTTCGGCATCTCAAAGACTGCGCTCGGAGAACCGCATACGTTCAGCCCGACAGAAGAACCTTAATCTATCTAATCAGGCACCCGAGGGAACAGCGGACAAGTCTCTTCTCTCAATCAAGCCGCCCAGTCCCGCCGAAGAACTCATCAAGGAGAACAGCAGCCTACACCAACGCATTGCGGCTTTACAACGAACCGAATCTGACCTGCTCAATGAAAACCAAGAACTCGTTCGCAAGCTGGCCTCTGCTCAGAAGTGTTATAACAGTCAGCAGCTGTGGTGGACCAATGAGATGGTCAAGAAGATACTTTCAATGCTCGCATCCGAGATCCTGAGGCAAGATTAATAGCTCAAAACGAAAAATCCCTGTCGCATACCACACTGGATCGGTTCCCTGAGGCGGCTTAAACGGCACTGCTATCAGGAGCTGGTTTGCAACAAAGACAGAAACGTGGCACGAGTGGGTAAATGACTTCGTTCATCAGGACCCTAACCGGGTCCGGTTTGGCCTCCACCGGTTACAACTGCGGGAGCTTTGTGAGGGCGTCAAACATTTTGTTCGGCTCACAAACAAGGACGAGCTTCCGAACGAGTTGCTGAAGCTCCCGGGCAGTGACAAGATCTCGATAGCCCGAGTTCTCTTGCACGGCATGCTGGCAAACTTCGTTATCTCGGAAGCGTTCAAGTCTCCGTTTTGGGTGTTTGATGCCATTGCTGTCAACGCTTACGAGTTAGAGAGCCCGACTGTTCCGCGACTCGACTCCATGTCGCCGGTCGGGTTTCGGATGGACCTAACCGCGTGGAAGAATTTCAATGTTGCGCCACCGCGCGATGTCAAACCTCCTCGGCCTAACCCTGTTCCTAACGACCGCCTAGCTGGACCGCAAGATGGGCGTCAGCTTCCCCGACTAGTCACCTTAATACAACCGCCCAATCTTTCTACGAACCCTGCGATGAGTTTGCTTGGTCGAGAGCTACCGTCGCGGCAGGCAATATTAGAGAGCCTCTACCAGATCTTATCAGAGGGTAGGCCACTTCTCTCCCTCTCACCACGCCATCTCTCTGCCTTCAGCTCGTGCTAAGTAGTATTACGATAGTCGCAGGCGGTGGTTACGCGACTGAATGGCGTGCCTCTTTGATCAAGGCATTCTGCGTGGGTGGCATGAGTTCCGAGCTCGATAGTACTTCCCTGGCAAGCGAGTCTCGCGCCTTGGCCGAAGCCAGGTTCAGGCACGCTGGAAGGCTCAAGGACAGCTTTCTGAGAGGTACTGCCCGGTTCCTTCTCCGAGATCAGGAAGCGGCGGGCATCGAGGAGCTCGAGAGCCGTCTTATGCAAGAGATCGATGCTGCGCTGCGGTTCTCATGTCAACTCTGGTGTCGCCAGGACACCCTTCGGGTGTGCGGTCTCGACGAGCTTGCGGAAACGGCGCTCAAAGCCGCTAGCGACCATATGCGGTTGTATCAAGTCCAGGCGCCACTCCATATCGAGCCTGCCGGTAATACGCTCGAATCCCAGACCGAACCCCGTGGATCCCATGACGGCCATTCCGTGATCATGGTTATTCAACCCTCGGTCGGCGCAAGCGCAAACACCAAAGCCGGCAAGCCAAGCAAGGACTTCAAAGGCGACACCAAGGTTTGGACCAAGGCTAGCGTTCTCGTGgcagccccccccccccccccccagccGCTTGTGCGGCAGCGCTCGGCACCTCTGCAAAAGGTCACCATCCTCGCAGGCCCCAGCACGTGTTCAACCCCCGATTTTCTTCCCAGCCCGCGCTTCCGTCAACGCCATCGTCGGCACACCTAGTCCTCTTGCCGCGCATCCGGTACCGCCCGAGGATGCTCAAGAGACGGCATTAACTGTGCTCCCCAGCATAGCTTTTCGGGACATGCCACGCCCGCTGGTCAGGTAACCGACAATGCTGCctctgccgccgccaccgccgccctcTTTCTCGGATTTTTGGTGGCTTCACGAAATGATCGGACATATACATGCCGCTTCTCTCTGGAAGAAGGAATACCTGACGCTTCTGCCTTGATGGTCCGCCGTCTTTTGGGAACAAAGGCGTGTTGAAAGAAACTTAGGTTGCGCGGTCTGAAACTCAAGTTTCTCCAAACCTCGTCTTCCCCCGATTGGAGCATTGGATTCGAGTCGATCGTTGCTTGAAAAAAAACTTGGTTGCCAAATATTAGTACTACGGGTACTGGGATATGCCGACTCTTTGATGGCATAGCAGCTCGAACACGAAGGCCGGAGAGTGCAGTGGCTAATCACCGTCGTGCAATGGTTCTCAGCTGATCAACTGTCTTGAAAGTTGAGCACCGAATCATATCGAGGACAGGTGCCGAAGGGATCTGGAAATACTACCTCGGTCTTACATTTCGGTCCGACCAGTGGTATTCTGATCTCCGCTCGGACCAACTGCACGCCTACGTCAGGCTAATAAGTTTCAATTCAGGCGTTCAGATGACTGAGAAAGGCACGTAGCATTACTTGAGGTGAGCGAAGTAAATCTACGGCAAGGATGGTACTTTATCCAAAGCAGGCACACGACTCAAACGTTAATTACTTGCTAAGTGTCGCGGAAGGGGCGGAATCCTTGGGCCCGTCAACAAACAGCAAGACAATGCGACGGTTCAGAGCTGGAGATCCCGTGTCCCACCCGGAGATAATCAATGCGCATCACTGCCGCTTCGGTCTCTCAGGAGCTAGGCAGCCGTCGCTTACATGATCAGGAGCGGCCATTGAGGAATGACACCTTCTTCCCAAAGAGCATTGTTGTAACTGACATGTAACGCATCGCGGCCCAAGACATCTCGCGGCTGCCTAGTGGTCTGGGCCAGGTCGCACGCAACGGGCAGTCATGCTGGATTTGGCAGCTGGTGAGGTTTGCGCCCGCATAGCAATGGGGCGATGAGAAGGCGCAATCGCTCACCCAAAGCATGAGCAACAGGAATTCTGCTTGCTCATTGCTGATTGCTCACTGCGCACTTTATTAGCGAGGGCAACAAGGAAATGCAGCTGCCAATGCCGTGCGATCCCTCGGTTTCGCGGCTATGGCGAGTAGCGTGCGAGGGCGGCAGGGGGAGGGGGCGGTGGCCCTCAGATCgaaagggagagagagagggcgGGCCAAGATGTGACTTGACCGTTACTTGATCCGGAAGGCCACCAGATAAGGCCCGGCAGATGACCCATGCTAGGCGGAACAGCGGGCTGCGGATGCGCCGTACGCGATCGATTTCAGTGGGGTTTCTCTGCTTGGGGGAACACAGATCACGTTAGGGAGAGTTGGCGACAATGCAGGAACCGAGCTTTTCGGGTATTCATCTTCTGTCTGTCAGATCTTTGTGAGATGTAACTGGCTATCTTTTTGGCTGGATGCTGGCGGTCAGCAATGGGTCGACCTGTCTTGAGTCAAATCCAACCCGTCGGATTTTTGGCTTGGGTTTCTGCAGTAACCGGGTAAGTAACCTGGTTTAGGGAACAGGAAAGGTGGATGAGGGTGGCATTACACGTGTACTTGCGCTTGGCTTCGACATAGTAATAACtgtagtaatccgtacgaTAATACTCCGTAGATGAAAGCGTTTCAAGGGACGTGGCAGGGGTAGGGGAAGGGGATTAACTACACATGTGGGCAGGAGCCCGATCTGGAATCTCGCTGCACCGCCCACTTTTCTGCCACAGTGCTACCGGACTACTCGCTAGGGTAGTGTACTGTAGGTAGCTAGGTCGTGACTGTAACCTACCTTAGTCGCAGCACCCAACCGGATACTAACTATGTATTCACTCTTGCCAAACTTGCTCACAAAACACTTTAGTACGCAGAGTTACTTTGCACTCGCATGGAAattcccctccccccacgGCCAGACTTGGACCAAGGAAAAGAGATACCACCTGCCGAACGTGGCTCTCGCTCCAGCATTTCGAGAGCGTACCTCAGCCAACCACTCGGCTCCCCGTGTCGAGCGATCGGCACTTGCGGCCTTTGCAATGCCCCATCCTTGAACTCCACCAAATAGGCTACCACCACACCACCCCTCCATTTCTTGTTCCTCGGCTTCCTCGCTCGAGGTACCGATCCAGGGTGGGCCGATTGCGATGGTGCCATTGCTGCCCTTGCTTTGGCTTCACCTAGGCGATGTCACGTTCAGATATAGTCCGCAGGCTTTACCCCAGATCCTCTGATTGCCGATCTCGGCCATGACCTCTGGTTGTTTCACAAGCACACAGGGTCAGTCGCCCCCGTTGCGCCTCTGTACAGTCTGTACAGACCTTCTCAGCTGAATGTTTCCGAGACTAGAGACTAAAATCTGAATCACTTTGGCCCAGAGAGAGGGTTCGCGAAGTCCCACACACCCTTCTAGAAGGAGAGACCAGAGCCACGAAACATGAAGCCTGATcgcttattttttttttttttttttggccccGGAGTGCCCGCGGTCACGGTACTTTGGGGTTATGACAGGCTGTTTGACTTCCATGGATAATCCCCTTTAATTATTTAGGCTGACCACTCACCGGACCTGTTTCGCCTGTGCAACTTCACCAGTCGGAGGTCATGCTCAAATTGTCAGTCAGATACTTTATACATACTCTGTGTACAACATACCACaacacacacgcacacacatagaaagtacatacatgctGGATCGGAACCCACCACGCCTTGTACATACACCCACACACCCCTCCCCACACCCCTCTTCCCGGCACTTTTCGCGCCAGAGATCGTCGCCTTTGCCCCTTAGGCAAGTTCACCCGTTATGTTAGGTAACCCTCTCGACGGGGCCGCCTGCGGATGTTGGCGCATGCTTGACACGCCCGGTCGTGCGGCGTTGCTAGTCCTCGAAAGTCAGGTATTGCACCCGGAACCCCTGATCACAAGCACTTGATCACGGCGGGAGCACCCGCGCGCCTGAACGGGACCCCAGCCAATGCCGGACCAGAGGCCGAAGCGGGAAGGTGTCTTGCTTTCTGGCCTGCCCTTTTCTTTCAACAATGGGCAATACGGGTCAGCGAAACCCTTCCTAGTCCTCGCAGCAAACTCGAGCTGCTATCAGATTCCCGGGAAGCGGCCTGCCACAGCCGCTCAACCCGGCCTTGGCATGGCCAGGCGGCCCTTTCATGTGTCGAAAGCGGCAGGTCATCAGCACAGATCTCGAGGGTGGGAaagagaggggggggaggggcgaTGCTGGGGCGATGCTGCTTGGAGCCGCATCCGGGGAGGGGGCCCTGCTGTTCATCCATATCCAGGATGATGCGAGATTGAAGCAAGATAAATAACACggcttccccctcccctttcGATCCGGACCAGACCATCGTCTCCAACACCCCAAAGTCGATCCGACAAGTCCCAATCCACCCCGCCCGCCCCTCCCTCCGTCGCCGTCCCGGTCTTCCGATTTCGTCAAGATGCACTTCTCCACCGCTCTCCTGGCCTTCCTGcccgccgccctcgcggCCCCTACTGCCGAGACCCTCGACAAGCGCGCCCCGATCCTGACTGCTCGCGCTGGCCAGGTCGTCCCGGGCAAGTACATCATCAAGCTCCGCGACGGAGCCAGCGACGATGTCCTTGAGGCCGCCATCGGCAAGCTCCGCTCCAAGGCCGACCACGTCTACCGCGGCAAGTTCAGGGGCTTTGCCGGCAAGCTCGAGGATGACGTCCTTGACGCCATCCGTCTTCTCCCCGAAGTGAGTCCGCGTCCCGGAAAGAAATAGAGCGAGCGGGGGAGAGAGTGAAGGGCGAAAAGAGCCGTGTTTTGTTAACCGCTTgtcttttctttctctcttgCAATAGGTCGAGTAcgtcgaggaggaggccatCTTCACCATCAACGCGTACACCTCGCAGTCCAACGCCCCCTGGGGCCTTGCGCGCCTCTCGTCCAAGACCGCGGGCTCCACCACCTACACCTACGACACCAGCGCCGGCGAGGGCACCTGTGCCTATGTGATCGACACGGGCATCTACACTAGCCACTCCGTATGTCTCGCGGTTACCTCCCCTTTCGGAAGAAGGGGCATCCATATGCTGACCCCTCCTGATCACAGGACTTCGGCGGCCGTGCCACTTTCGCCGCCAACTTCGTCGACAGCTCTAACACCGATGGCAACGGCCACGGCACCCACGTCGCCGGCACCATCGGCGGCACCACGTACGGTGTTGCCAAGAAGACCAAGCTCTACGCCGTCAAGGTTCTCGGCTCCGACGGCTCTGGCACCACGTATGCCTCGCACCCGCGCACCCGCACACCCGCCCGGCCGTTATCTTCTGACTGACATTCCTCTTTCTCCTCTCTAGTTCTGGTGTCATTGCTGGCATCAACTTCGTCGCTGACGACGCGCCCAAGCGCAGCTGCCCCAAGGGCGTCGTCGCCAACATGTCGCTCGGCGGTAGCTACTCGGCCTCCATCAacaacgccgccgccgccctcgtcaGGTCGGGCGTCTTCctggccgtcgccgccggcaaCGAGAACCAGAACGCCGCCAACTCGTCGCCCGCCTCCGAGGCGTCCGCCTGCACCGTCGGCGCCACCGACAGGAACGACGCCAAGGCCAGCTACTCCAACTACGGCAGCGTCGTCGATATCCAGGCCCCCGGCTCCAACATCCTGAGCACCTGGATCGGCAGCACCTCTGCTACCGTAagccccccctccccccccccacccccagcCTTTGGCGACATTCCCGCCCCGTATTTATTTCTCCGGGGTGGGGGAGAAACAAAACAAAATAGCTAACATGAGATGCACTCTCAGAACACCATCTCGGGTACCTCGATGGCCTCCCCCCACATTGCCGGCCTCGGTGCCTACCTCCTGGCCCTCGAGGGCTCCAAGACCCCTGCCGAGCTCTGCAACTACATCAAGTCGACCGGCAACGCCGCCATCACTGGCGTTCCCAGCGGCACCACCAACCGCATCGCCTTCAACGGCAACCCCTCTGCCTGAATTGTTTCCCGCGATCCGGGACAAAATGGGGCATGAGCACTTCCTGcacctcttcttattctagAGGATTCGGGAGTGGGGAGCCGGCAAAAAAAGGaggtggtggaggaggaggaggaggagataaCGGCCGGGGTCTTCTCCGAGCGAATGAGGGCTGCATATTCTCTTGTTCATTTTTTTGGTTCATGTCTATTATGGTTTTACGCATTTTATTCTAGTTGGGACAGAGTCACGATGCGGGTCCGAGGGGCGCCGATCGGGGTTCCTGCCCACCTCCCCAGCGTCTAAATAACTTTCATAGACGAGGAAATGATGAGATCTCATGAGCGGACCGCGAAGGCCTGGACTGACTTCTATCGTGACTAATTATGTGAATCATGAGGGCGGAATGAGAGAGATGATATGTCAGAATACGCATACTTAAGGTGCAATTGCTGGCGGGCAATTGCGGCGTCACTTTTGCTTTTCGACATGATATCATGTCTCCTTAATCCAAGTAGTTAATAATTAGTCTATAAATAATTTGTCTATAATTTTGTCTATTGCCTGAAGAAATAAGCGATTTTGCAAATTCTGGTATGTAGAGTACAGGTCAAGTATTGgagaggaaggaaggaagcgGTATGTTTCTCATATTGACAAGTGACAGGAGCAAGCTTCTTCCTAGAATCTTAGCAAGGAAATGTTGAAAATTAAGAAAGCAGAATAGAAACAAGGACTAATAGAGCAATTTATTGACTCAATCAATCGTTAATTATGAGTCGAAGATAGGTTCTCAAAACTTTTTCAAATTAGTTTTGGGAGGACATGCCCGAGCCATGTAAAACGGGCGAGGTACCTCGGTATGTTAATGGGGTTGCGTAATGCTTGGCTGTCGAGGATACTAGTAATTGTATCGTGTTTGTCAGAATAC
This genomic interval carries:
- a CDS encoding serine protease, with the translated sequence MHFSTALLAFLPAALAAPTAETLDKRAPILTARAGQVVPGKYIIKLRDGASDDVLEAAIGKLRSKADHVYRGKFRGFAGKLEDDVLDAIRLLPEVEYVEEEAIFTINAYTSQSNAPWGLARLSSKTAGSTTYTYDTSAGEGTCAYVIDTGIYTSHSDFGGRATFAANFVDSSNTDGNGHGTHVAGTIGGTTYGVAKKTKLYAVKVLGSDGSGTTSGVIAGINFVADDAPKRSCPKGVVANMSLGGSYSASINNAAAALVRSGVFLAVAAGNENQNAANSSPASEASACTVGATDRNDAKASYSNYGSVVDIQAPGSNILSTWIGSTSATNTISGTSMASPHIAGLGAYLLALEGSKTPAELCNYIKSTGNAAITGVPSGTTNRIAFNGNPSA